A region of Acidobacteriota bacterium DNA encodes the following proteins:
- a CDS encoding TerB family tellurite resistance protein has product MSLAKLVIATAWVDGELKASEVNVLKDLIYSWGDVSEEEWTMLEAYMDSPVHEAERQRLLEEVLAKVVTKRDKSLVVGTLRRLVESDGKVHESERQALQRIEEAVEAKGTGLGGLLSSLVGGAVSRRSDIVEQSPAREERLDDFIRNKIYFQLVSEVEARDDVTIDLPEDEQRKLCLAGGMLAQVALTDSEIDEPEMEKLRQVLRRQWDISPAAAELVAEISVDRAVRGLDQFRLTRTFFELTDHDERRRFLFSLFKVANAVNKTSFEEIEKIRQLARALKLPHDDFIAAKLSINSEDRHGL; this is encoded by the coding sequence ATGAGTTTGGCCAAGCTGGTTATCGCCACGGCCTGGGTGGACGGAGAGCTCAAAGCCTCCGAGGTCAATGTCCTCAAAGACCTTATCTATTCCTGGGGCGACGTCAGCGAAGAAGAGTGGACCATGCTGGAAGCCTACATGGACTCTCCGGTCCACGAGGCGGAACGGCAACGGCTGCTGGAAGAGGTTCTGGCCAAGGTGGTCACCAAGCGCGACAAGAGCTTGGTGGTGGGAACCCTGCGCCGGCTGGTGGAAAGCGACGGCAAGGTCCACGAAAGCGAACGGCAGGCCTTGCAACGGATCGAGGAGGCGGTCGAGGCTAAGGGAACGGGGCTGGGCGGCCTCCTTTCATCGCTAGTGGGAGGCGCCGTCTCGCGCCGCTCCGACATCGTGGAGCAGAGTCCGGCCCGGGAAGAGCGTCTGGACGACTTCATCCGCAACAAGATCTACTTTCAACTGGTGTCCGAAGTGGAAGCCCGCGACGACGTCACCATCGACCTGCCCGAGGACGAGCAGCGCAAGCTCTGCCTGGCGGGGGGAATGCTGGCTCAGGTGGCTCTGACCGATTCCGAGATCGATGAGCCCGAAATGGAGAAGTTGCGCCAGGTGCTGCGCCGCCAGTGGGACATTTCGCCGGCAGCCGCCGAATTGGTGGCCGAGATCAGCGTCGACCGGGCCGTCCGCGGACTCGACCAATTCCGCCTCACCCGCACCTTCTTTGAACTGACCGATCACGACGAGCGCCGCCGCTTCCTCTTCAGCCTTTTTAAAGTGGCCAACGCCGTCAACAAGACCTCCTTCGAGGAGATCGAAAAGATCCGCCAATTGGCCCGCGCCCTCAAGCTGCCTCACGACGACTTCATCGCCGCCA
- a CDS encoding L-lactate permease, translating into MQVNIFSALLAFSPILTVGVLLVGLRWSAKRTMPVAYLVTLLIAWQVWEVKGEVLAAASLQGLILALSLLYIVFGAMLLLATLNESGAVVRIREGFTQISPDRRVQAILIGWLFGSFIEGAAGFGAPAAVAAPLLLALGFPAMAAVMVGLIIQSTPVSFGAVGTPILVGVAGGLDSEVVRQYLAESGTAFRPYLESIGLRVALLHAAAGTFIPLVLCAFLTRFYGARRSFREGLQAWPFALLAAFSFTLPYLLFAWLLGPEFPSLLGSAVAMTLVATAARRRWLTPAATWDFAPQQEWPRDWMGALRPGNVRLRSNMSIARAWTPYAVIAALLVLTRIPALGLQGFLSGIRLGPTDIFGTGIGQQIQPFYIPGFLFILTCLITYLLHGMKASSVAASWKTSLGQISGAGVALLFALPMVRVFIESGLEHNLSGLQSMPLTLAQYVAAIAGGLWPLFAPWIGALGAFAAGSNTVSNLMFSLFQFATARQVGLSPEIVVAAQAVGGAAGNMITVHNVVAASATVGLLGREGHLIRKTILPMAGYCLMTGLLALLWSYL; encoded by the coding sequence TTGCAGGTCAATATCTTTTCGGCGCTGTTGGCGTTTTCGCCCATCTTGACGGTGGGGGTGCTGCTGGTAGGGTTGCGCTGGAGCGCCAAGCGCACCATGCCCGTCGCCTACCTGGTCACGCTGCTGATTGCCTGGCAGGTGTGGGAAGTCAAAGGCGAAGTGCTGGCGGCGGCCAGCCTTCAGGGGCTGATCCTGGCCCTTTCGCTGCTCTACATCGTCTTCGGAGCCATGCTCCTGCTGGCCACTCTGAACGAGAGCGGGGCGGTGGTGCGCATTCGGGAGGGATTCACCCAGATCAGCCCAGACCGGCGGGTGCAGGCGATCCTGATCGGGTGGCTTTTCGGCAGCTTTATCGAGGGAGCGGCCGGATTCGGGGCGCCCGCCGCCGTAGCGGCACCCCTGCTGCTGGCGCTGGGATTCCCCGCCATGGCGGCGGTCATGGTGGGACTCATCATCCAGAGCACGCCCGTCAGCTTCGGCGCCGTGGGGACGCCTATCCTGGTGGGCGTGGCCGGCGGACTCGACAGCGAAGTCGTGCGTCAGTACCTGGCGGAATCCGGCACCGCCTTCCGTCCCTACCTGGAAAGCATCGGATTGCGCGTAGCCCTGCTGCACGCGGCAGCCGGAACCTTCATTCCCCTGGTTCTGTGCGCCTTCCTGACCCGCTTCTACGGAGCCCGGCGTTCCTTCCGCGAGGGACTGCAAGCCTGGCCTTTCGCTCTGCTGGCGGCCTTCTCCTTCACGCTGCCCTACCTGCTTTTCGCCTGGCTCTTGGGACCCGAGTTCCCCTCCTTGCTCGGCAGCGCCGTGGCCATGACGCTGGTGGCGACGGCGGCCCGGCGCCGCTGGCTGACTCCTGCCGCCACCTGGGACTTCGCCCCCCAGCAGGAGTGGCCCCGCGACTGGATGGGGGCGCTGCGCCCGGGCAACGTGCGCCTCAGGTCCAACATGTCCATCGCCCGCGCCTGGACGCCCTATGCCGTCATCGCAGCGCTGCTGGTCCTGACCCGCATTCCCGCCCTGGGCTTGCAGGGATTCCTGTCCGGCATCCGCCTGGGACCCACCGACATCTTCGGCACCGGCATCGGACAGCAGATTCAGCCCTTCTACATTCCCGGCTTCCTCTTCATCCTGACCTGCCTGATCACCTACCTGCTGCATGGCATGAAAGCATCGTCGGTGGCGGCCTCCTGGAAGACCTCGTTGGGACAGATCAGCGGCGCCGGCGTGGCCCTGCTCTTCGCCCTGCCCATGGTGCGGGTCTTCATCGAGTCGGGCCTTGAGCACAACCTGTCCGGACTGCAGAGCATGCCCCTCACCCTGGCCCAGTACGTGGCCGCCATCGCCGGCGGACTGTGGCCGCTTTTCGCTCCCTGGATCGGCGCCCTGGGCGCCTTCGCCGCCGGGTCGAACACCGTCTCCAACCTGATGTTCTCCCTCTTCCAGTTCGCCACCGCCCGCCAGGTGGGCCTCTCGCCCGAGATCGTGGTGGCGGCCCAGGCCGTGGGGGGAGCCGCCGGCAACATGATCACCGTCCACAACGTAGTGGCGGCTTCGGCCACCGTGGGACTGCTGGGCCGCGAAGGCCACCTCATCCGCAAGACCATCCTTCCCATGGCCGGCTACTGCCTGATGACCGGCCTTCTGGCCCTGCTTTGGAGCTACCTCTGA
- a CDS encoding creatininase family protein has product MLLRITLVCLCLLSGLAAQGGTAEGAEPPFRDLDAINWMDFAQWVPDRIDTVLLPVGTLEAHGVVNNGADNTVPAAMARDLAPRLNAMYAPVIAYGVTTSLSAFPGTFKISEPVFKAYCKEVMAGLQRTGFRNIIVINGHGPNFGPLSEAAAELSEETGVRTLVFNWWSYTADVTKEVYGTDGGHSGVNENAAVLATTPEYVREELYDPQQAWWRQDGASAYPFPSSIILYQPEEGYPDFDKDKADRFYSKVLDKVEKLVRTTIEKWKLAGL; this is encoded by the coding sequence ATGCTTTTGCGAATCACACTTGTCTGTTTGTGCCTGCTTTCCGGTTTGGCGGCTCAGGGAGGGACAGCAGAGGGTGCTGAACCACCTTTCCGCGACCTGGACGCCATTAATTGGATGGACTTTGCCCAATGGGTGCCCGATCGGATCGACACCGTGCTGCTGCCGGTGGGGACGCTGGAGGCCCACGGGGTTGTCAACAACGGGGCTGACAATACCGTCCCCGCAGCCATGGCGCGGGACCTGGCACCTCGTCTGAACGCCATGTACGCGCCGGTCATCGCCTACGGGGTAACCACTTCCTTATCGGCCTTTCCGGGTACCTTCAAGATCTCGGAGCCGGTCTTCAAGGCCTACTGCAAGGAGGTCATGGCCGGTCTTCAACGCACCGGTTTCCGTAACATCATCGTCATCAACGGCCACGGTCCCAACTTCGGGCCCCTCAGCGAGGCCGCCGCCGAGTTGTCGGAGGAAACGGGCGTGCGCACGCTGGTCTTCAATTGGTGGTCCTACACGGCCGACGTGACCAAGGAAGTTTACGGCACCGACGGCGGGCATTCGGGCGTCAACGAAAACGCCGCCGTGCTGGCCACCACCCCTGAGTACGTGCGCGAGGAGCTCTACGACCCGCAGCAGGCCTGGTGGCGTCAGGACGGCGCATCGGCCTATCCTTTTCCGTCTTCCATCATCCTCTACCAGCCTGAAGAAGGGTATCCCGACTTCGACAAGGACAAGGCCGACAGGTTTTACTCCAAGGTGCTGGACAAGGTGGAGAAGCTGGTCCGCACCACCATCGAGAAGTGGAAGCTGGCGGGCCTGTAG